A single Vibrio sp. YMD68 DNA region contains:
- a CDS encoding ImpA family metalloprotease has product MKKISIIATISILFLSLSGCRDESSATKILDVDKSCKKGTIWNEITQQCDTELVRTYPDFTAQELVYEYGNVVNTIFSGCAIYTESLLPNGLQIGSGNRNWFSQLRSNNISNHVPALIGESGNVYAYKGDNNRSKYFVSGINLWSGNNSSDISHSILLQENVLNDLLEVEDYKNESLVVWSEDTSFNSHAVAANVTLVSSSEKAKGVEHVDFDLFIGKSTTIDTMNKVMSKGVPIIIAYNHHNWVDGSTANMFDVSYSSGELEPLVTGKEPCEGLTEVYKNTASMLDYLVNDKYIISSSTMPENTVIGDKVYFNKIVDPNSNKNLSELFEEPLKMIRDSIKHFDNQGINILEQENLKHLQIPVYIADIFRDSAEYKGGRFYADIYGSANAVDYNQWLKTYFMDLTSHFARPNNKLNVNLGEFSPREVEIQRLSTFNTDFEYELTSAAHTTATGYYVKAGQKTVISRTDSHPDDVKIYVNYQRDGATKLFGTGSGRAYNRPAYDRSHPVSLSAGGKISMSSPVGGTLFVTVPNNNEGNVISLNIQNILKNPSISGASDTDIELFENALSDTPFNWITVITKEVQIHSIASKFRDTLNSYNSDIKKFMDDIIKYTLGNFGYAGYLSNVLPDHSDSIKQFCSDFGIDELCTDLRLHERNNVQHVYVDRPTCGSLCSGNPYDRTSAYIPGDWGDSHEIGHNLQTNKLKIYGGRSNEVSNNIFPVESARLKAIENGESTYNIRSNFASTFELMKNGIGLLNVNDHPLWNKTGVYDNAFERLGFYNQLNFASGDLEFYTKMYLLQRISEDRAKNITDWANYKDRLGFTNYTIDDFKAMNGNDFMAISSSMLIGKDMSQFFEGFGIQVSEEAKAQILSAGYTQSLGKGIYFVDYEGVPTDYVTSNKDQYFIDLTPNARFEKPQP; this is encoded by the coding sequence ATGAAAAAAATTAGTATTATAGCAACAATATCAATACTCTTTCTGTCTTTATCAGGCTGTAGGGATGAATCAAGTGCAACAAAAATCCTCGATGTCGATAAATCTTGTAAAAAAGGTACAATTTGGAATGAAATTACGCAGCAGTGTGATACTGAATTAGTTAGAACTTATCCTGACTTCACTGCGCAAGAGTTAGTGTATGAATATGGCAATGTTGTAAACACTATATTTTCTGGTTGTGCAATTTATACTGAGTCTTTATTGCCCAATGGGCTACAGATTGGTTCTGGCAATCGGAACTGGTTTAGTCAACTTCGTTCAAATAATATCTCAAACCATGTGCCTGCATTAATTGGCGAGAGTGGCAATGTCTATGCCTACAAGGGGGATAATAACCGTTCAAAATATTTTGTTTCTGGTATTAATTTGTGGAGTGGAAATAATAGTTCAGATATTAGCCACAGTATTCTGTTACAAGAGAATGTTCTTAATGATTTGCTCGAAGTTGAAGATTACAAAAATGAATCCTTGGTAGTTTGGTCGGAAGACACCTCCTTTAACAGTCATGCAGTCGCTGCTAATGTGACTTTAGTTTCCAGCAGTGAAAAAGCAAAAGGTGTTGAACATGTTGACTTTGATTTGTTTATTGGTAAATCAACGACTATTGACACAATGAATAAAGTCATGTCAAAAGGTGTACCGATCATAATTGCCTATAACCATCATAACTGGGTTGACGGAAGTACTGCAAATATGTTTGATGTTTCATATTCCTCTGGTGAATTAGAGCCTTTGGTAACAGGAAAAGAGCCGTGTGAAGGGCTAACCGAAGTGTATAAAAACACCGCGTCAATGCTCGATTACCTCGTTAACGATAAATATATTATCAGTTCTAGTACAATGCCAGAAAATACAGTTATTGGTGATAAGGTCTATTTTAATAAGATTGTAGATCCAAATTCGAATAAGAATTTATCAGAGTTATTTGAAGAGCCATTAAAAATGATTCGTGATTCTATAAAGCATTTTGATAATCAAGGAATTAACATCTTAGAGCAAGAAAATTTAAAACACTTGCAAATTCCGGTGTACATTGCTGATATATTTAGAGATTCGGCTGAATATAAGGGGGGGCGATTTTATGCTGATATTTACGGTTCAGCAAACGCGGTTGATTATAATCAGTGGTTAAAAACTTATTTTATGGACCTCACTTCTCATTTTGCTAGACCAAACAATAAACTCAATGTTAATCTTGGTGAGTTTTCACCAAGAGAAGTTGAAATACAGAGGTTGTCTACTTTTAACACGGACTTTGAGTATGAATTAACGAGTGCTGCTCACACCACTGCTACAGGGTATTATGTAAAAGCAGGTCAGAAAACAGTTATAAGTCGTACCGACAGTCACCCTGATGATGTCAAAATATATGTCAATTACCAACGAGATGGGGCCACCAAGCTTTTCGGAACAGGAAGTGGCCGTGCTTACAATAGGCCTGCTTATGATAGAAGTCATCCTGTAAGTCTTAGTGCAGGGGGGAAAATATCAATGTCTTCTCCTGTGGGTGGTACGCTTTTTGTTACTGTACCAAATAATAACGAAGGCAATGTAATCAGCCTAAATATACAGAATATACTAAAAAACCCTTCGATTTCAGGAGCTTCAGATACTGATATTGAACTTTTTGAAAATGCACTGAGTGATACCCCATTCAATTGGATAACGGTTATCACAAAAGAAGTTCAAATTCACTCGATTGCTTCTAAGTTTCGCGATACGCTTAACAGCTATAATAGCGACATCAAAAAGTTCATGGATGATATTATTAAATATACGTTGGGTAACTTCGGGTATGCAGGTTATTTAAGTAACGTTTTGCCAGACCATTCAGATTCAATTAAGCAGTTCTGTAGCGACTTTGGTATAGATGAGCTATGTACTGATCTTCGCTTACACGAAAGGAATAATGTACAGCACGTATATGTAGACCGTCCGACATGTGGAAGCTTATGTTCAGGTAATCCTTATGATAGAACATCGGCTTATATACCAGGAGATTGGGGCGACTCTCATGAGATTGGACACAATCTACAGACGAATAAACTAAAAATTTACGGTGGTCGAAGTAACGAAGTGTCAAATAATATTTTTCCTGTAGAATCTGCTCGCTTAAAAGCGATTGAAAATGGAGAAAGTACGTATAATATTCGATCAAACTTTGCATCGACGTTTGAATTGATGAAAAACGGTATAGGCCTTCTCAATGTTAATGACCATCCTCTTTGGAATAAGACAGGTGTCTATGACAACGCCTTTGAAAGATTAGGTTTCTATAATCAATTAAATTTTGCCAGTGGAGACTTAGAATTTTATACAAAAATGTATCTTTTACAAAGAATTTCAGAAGACAGAGCTAAAAATATAACAGATTGGGCTAACTATAAAGATCGTCTCGGTTTTACTAATTACACGATTGATGATTTTAAAGCGATGAATGGTAATGACTTTATGGCTATTAGTTCATCAATGCTAATAGGTAAAGATATGAGTCAATTTTTTGAAGGGTTTGGTATTCAAGTATCTGAAGAAGCTAAAGCTCAAATTTTATCAGCAGGTTACACGCAAAGCTTAGGTAAGGGTATCTACTTTGTCGATTACGAAGGTGTTCCAACTGATTATGTTACATCAAATAAAGATCAATACTTCATTGATCTAACACCGAATGCACGGTTTGAAAAGCCACAGCCTTAA